From Erinaceus europaeus chromosome 9, mEriEur2.1, whole genome shotgun sequence, one genomic window encodes:
- the FAM193B gene encoding protein FAM193B isoform X4 has product MTRRRSRPSGGVGRRERARAAGPQKPQAPEPPPPPPPPPPPSLEAGAGPPQAPAEPERDGPREEDEPKLAPGPQVSPASGQSMQTCCLLCHRERRGWEEGPAQNGLVLQGEKLPPDFMPKLVKNLLGEMPLWVCQSCRKSMEEDERQTGREHAVAISLSHTSCKSQSCGGDSHSSSSSSSSSSSSSSSSSSCHGNSGDWDPSSFLSAHKLSGLWNSPHSSGAMPSSSLGSPPTIPGEVFPISEHHRHSDLTAPPNSPTGHHPPPASLIPPHPGSFGSPPHPHLLPATPAAPFSALASECPVATAAAPHTPAACQSPHLPSTSMPLLKMPPPFPGCSHPCSGHCSGPLLPPPSSQQLPGTHRDPGCKGHKFTHSGLACQLPQPCEADEGLGEEEDSSSERSSCTSSSTHQRDGKFCDCCYCEFFGHNAEKEKAQLAVDAPRQEPLGSQEPRPARERLLEWPERELDRVNSFLSSRLQEIKSSVQDSLCASLSACELSVDSNGLMREVTAEPGPHSPPPLSLNGSPEQRPDINLDLSPLTLGSPHNHRPQSLGEPAPPWVDTRGPPSPWTEVRGPPPSISPENGLVRRLNTVPNLSRVIWVKTPKPGAPSSEEPSPKEAVGCKLEPPEPAAPAGKARKGKRQGSQAKKSEASPAPRPPTSLEAPCAKGLTPKQSSKAPEAPKAGGCAEATEGSKGSRQGPGWAGSPKADKEKGGSWRNWPAEQESTQPPGPARPQTLAQGKGRSRRSRNKQEKSASSLDDVFLPKDLDGVEMDETDREVEYFKRFCLDSAKQTRQKVAVNWTNFSLKKPTPSTAQ; this is encoded by the exons ATGACTCGGAGGCGGAGCAGGCCGAGCGGCGGCGTGGGTCGGCGCGAGCGGGCGCGGGCCGCGGGGCCGCAGAAGCCCCAGGCGcccgagcccccccccccgccgccgccgccgccgccgccgagccTGGAAGCGGGAGCGGGCCCCCCGCAGGCGCCGGCGGAGCCCGAGCGCGATGGCCCCAGGGAGGAGGACGAGCCCAAGCTGGCGCCCGGCCCGCAG GTGTCCCCTGCTTCCGGCCAGTCAATGCAGACTTGCTGCCTGCTGTGTCATCGAGAACGCAGAGGCTGGGAAGAAGGCCCTGCCCAGAATGGACTGGTGCTGCAGGGTGAGAAGCTGCCCCCTGACTTCATGCCAAAGCTCGTCAAGAACCTCCTAGGCGAGATGCCTCTGTGGGTCTGCCAGAGCTGCCGAAAGAGCATGGAGGAAGATGAGAGGCAGACAGGTCGAGAGCATGCAGTGGCG aTCTCCCTGTCACACACATCCTGCAAGTCCCAGTCTTGTGGTGGTGACTCTCattcctcttcttcatcctcttcgtcctcgtcctcgtcctcatcctcgtcctcctcctgcCATGGGAACTCGGGGGACTGGGACCCCAGCTCCTTCCTATCAGCACATAAGCTCTCCGGCCTCTGGAACTCCCCGCACTCCAGTGGGGCCATGCCCAGCAGCTCGCTCGGGAGCCCACCCACCATCCCCG gtgaggtttTCCCCATCTCGGAGCACCACCGTCACTCAGACCTCACTGCTCCACCTAACAGCCCCACCGGCCACCACCCCCCGCCAGCGTCGCTGATCCCACCTCACCCCGGATCCTTTGGCTcaccaccccacccacacctgctGCCCGCCACCCCAGCAGCGCCCTTCTCTGCCCTGGCCTCAGAGTGCCCTGTTGCCACCGCTgctgccccccacaccccagcgGCCTGTCAGAGCCCCCACCTGCCCTCCACCAGCATGCCGCTCCTGAAGATGCCGCCGCCGTTCCCAGGGTGCAGTCACCCCTGTAGCGGGCACTGCAGTGGGCCTCtcctgccacctcccagctcccagcagctCCCCGGCACTCACAG GGACCCCGGGTGCAAGGGACATAAGTTTACACACAGCGGCCTGGCCTGCCAGCTGCCCCAGCCCTGTGAGGCTGACGAGGGCCTGGGCGAGGAGGAGGACAGCAGCTCTGAGCGCAGCTCCTGCACCTCATCCTCCACCCACCAGCGAGATGGCAAGTTCTGCGACTGCTGCTACTGTGAGTTCTTCGGCCACAACGCG gagaaggagaaggcccAGCTGGCAGTGGATGCACCCCGGCAGGAGCCCCTTGGCAGTCAGGAGCCACGGCCTGCCCGGGAGAGGCTGCTGGAGTGGCCAGAGCGGGAGCTGGACCGGGTCAACAGCTTCCTGAGCAGCCGCCTGCAGGAGATCAAGAGCTCCGTCCAGGACTCCCTCTGCGCCAGCCTCAGTGCCTGTGAGCTCAGCGTGGACAGCAATGGCCTGATGCGCGAGGTGACTGCCGAGCCAGGGCCCCACAGCCCACCCCCCTTGAGCCTCAATGGCTCCCCGGAGCAGCGGCCAGACATTAACCTGGACCTGTCCCCTTTGACTCTGGGCTCTCCCCACAACCACAGGCCCCAGTCCCTGGGCGAGCCGGCCCCGCCCTGGGTGGACACTCGAGGGCCTCCCTCACCCTGGACCGAGGTGAGGGGTCCCCCTCCCAGCATCAGCCCTGAGAATGGGCTTGTACGGAGACTGAACACGGTGCCCAACCTGTCCCGGGTGATTTGGGTCAAGACACCCAAGCCGGGCGCCCCCAGCTCTGAGGAGCCCAGCCCAAAGGAGGCCGTGGGCTGCAAGCTAGAGCCACCGGAGCCTGCAGCCCCAGCTGGGAAGGCCCGGAAAGGCAAGAGACAGGGCAGCCAGGCCAAGAAGAGTGAGGCCAGCCcggccccccggccccccaccagtCTTGAGGCCCCCTGTGCCAAGGGCCTGACCCCCAAGCAGTCCAGCAAGGCCCCGGAGGCCCCCAAAGCAGGCGGCTGTGCCGAGGCCACAGAAGGCAGCAAGGGCAGCCGGCAGGGACCCGGCTGGGCAGGCAGCCCCAAAGCCGACAAGGAGAAGGGCGGCTCCTGGCGAAACTGGCCAGCCGAGCAGGAGTCCACACAGCCTCCAGGCCCCGCCAGGCCGCAGACCTTGGCACAGGGTAAGGGCCGCAGCCGCCGCAGCCGCAACAAGCAGGAGAAGTCGGCCTCCTCCTTGG ACGACGTGTTCCTGCCCAAGGACTTGGATGGGGTGGAGATGGATGAAACTGACCGGGAGGTGGAGTACTTCAAGAG GTTCTGTTTGGATTCAGCAAAGCAAACTCGGCAGAAAGTTGCTGTGAACTGGACCAACTTCAGCCTCAAGAAACCCACTCCCAGCACAGCTCAGTGA
- the FAM193B gene encoding protein FAM193B isoform X8: protein MPLLKMPPPFPGCSHPCSGHCSGPLLPPPSSQQLPGTHRDPGCKGHKFTHSGLACQLPQPCEADEGLGEEEDSSSERSSCTSSSTHQRDGKFCDCCYCEFFGHNAPPAAPTSRNYTEIREKLRSRLTRRKEELPVKGGTLGGIPGEPAVDHRDVDELLEFINSTEPKVPNSARAAKRARHKLKKKEKEKAQLAVDAPRQEPLGSQEPRPARERLLEWPERELDRVNSFLSSRLQEIKSSVQDSLCASLSACELSVDSNGLMREVTAEPGPHSPPPLSLNGSPEQRPDINLDLSPLTLGSPHNHRPQSLGEPAPPWVDTRGPPSPWTEVRGPPPSISPENGLVRRLNTVPNLSRVIWVKTPKPGAPSSEEPSPKEAVGCKLEPPEPAAPAGKARKGKRQGSQAKKSEASPAPRPPTSLEAPCAKGLTPKQSSKAPEAPKAGGCAEATEGSKGSRQGPGWAGSPKADKEKGGSWRNWPAEQESTQPPGPARPQTLAQGKGRSRRSRNKQEKSASSLDDVFLPKDLDGVEMDETDREVEYFKRFCLDSAKQTRQKVAVNWTNFSLKKPTPSTAQ, encoded by the exons ATGCCGCTCCTGAAGATGCCGCCGCCGTTCCCAGGGTGCAGTCACCCCTGTAGCGGGCACTGCAGTGGGCCTCtcctgccacctcccagctcccagcagctCCCCGGCACTCACAG GGACCCCGGGTGCAAGGGACATAAGTTTACACACAGCGGCCTGGCCTGCCAGCTGCCCCAGCCCTGTGAGGCTGACGAGGGCCTGGGCGAGGAGGAGGACAGCAGCTCTGAGCGCAGCTCCTGCACCTCATCCTCCACCCACCAGCGAGATGGCAAGTTCTGCGACTGCTGCTACTGTGAGTTCTTCGGCCACAACGCG ccaccCGCCGCCCCGACGAGTCGGAATTATACTGAGATCCGGGAGAAGCTCCGCTCAAGGCTGACCAGGCGGAAAGAGGAGCTGCCCGTGAAGGGGGGCACCCTGGGCGGGATCCCTGGGGAGCCTGCCGTGGACCACCGAGATGTGGATGAGCTACTGGAATTCATCAACAGCACGGAGCCCAAAGTCCCCAACAGCGCCAGGGCCGCCAAGCGGGCCCGGCACAAGCTGAAAAAgaag gagaaggagaaggcccAGCTGGCAGTGGATGCACCCCGGCAGGAGCCCCTTGGCAGTCAGGAGCCACGGCCTGCCCGGGAGAGGCTGCTGGAGTGGCCAGAGCGGGAGCTGGACCGGGTCAACAGCTTCCTGAGCAGCCGCCTGCAGGAGATCAAGAGCTCCGTCCAGGACTCCCTCTGCGCCAGCCTCAGTGCCTGTGAGCTCAGCGTGGACAGCAATGGCCTGATGCGCGAGGTGACTGCCGAGCCAGGGCCCCACAGCCCACCCCCCTTGAGCCTCAATGGCTCCCCGGAGCAGCGGCCAGACATTAACCTGGACCTGTCCCCTTTGACTCTGGGCTCTCCCCACAACCACAGGCCCCAGTCCCTGGGCGAGCCGGCCCCGCCCTGGGTGGACACTCGAGGGCCTCCCTCACCCTGGACCGAGGTGAGGGGTCCCCCTCCCAGCATCAGCCCTGAGAATGGGCTTGTACGGAGACTGAACACGGTGCCCAACCTGTCCCGGGTGATTTGGGTCAAGACACCCAAGCCGGGCGCCCCCAGCTCTGAGGAGCCCAGCCCAAAGGAGGCCGTGGGCTGCAAGCTAGAGCCACCGGAGCCTGCAGCCCCAGCTGGGAAGGCCCGGAAAGGCAAGAGACAGGGCAGCCAGGCCAAGAAGAGTGAGGCCAGCCcggccccccggccccccaccagtCTTGAGGCCCCCTGTGCCAAGGGCCTGACCCCCAAGCAGTCCAGCAAGGCCCCGGAGGCCCCCAAAGCAGGCGGCTGTGCCGAGGCCACAGAAGGCAGCAAGGGCAGCCGGCAGGGACCCGGCTGGGCAGGCAGCCCCAAAGCCGACAAGGAGAAGGGCGGCTCCTGGCGAAACTGGCCAGCCGAGCAGGAGTCCACACAGCCTCCAGGCCCCGCCAGGCCGCAGACCTTGGCACAGGGTAAGGGCCGCAGCCGCCGCAGCCGCAACAAGCAGGAGAAGTCGGCCTCCTCCTTGG ACGACGTGTTCCTGCCCAAGGACTTGGATGGGGTGGAGATGGATGAAACTGACCGGGAGGTGGAGTACTTCAAGAG GTTCTGTTTGGATTCAGCAAAGCAAACTCGGCAGAAAGTTGCTGTGAACTGGACCAACTTCAGCCTCAAGAAACCCACTCCCAGCACAGCTCAGTGA
- the FAM193B gene encoding protein FAM193B isoform X2, whose protein sequence is MTRRRSRPSGGVGRRERARAAGPQKPQAPEPPPPPPPPPPPSLEAGAGPPQAPAEPERDGPREEDEPKLAPGPQVSPASGQSMQTCCLLCHRERRGWEEGPAQNGLVLQGEKLPPDFMPKLVKNLLGEMPLWVCQSCRKSMEEDERQTGREHAVAISLSHTSCKSQSCGGDSHSSSSSSSSSSSSSSSSSSCHGNSGDWDPSSFLSAHKLSGLWNSPHSSGAMPSSSLGSPPTIPGEVFPISEHHRHSDLTAPPNSPTGHHPPPASLIPPHPGSFGSPPHPHLLPATPAAPFSALASECPVATAAAPHTPAACQSPHLPSTSMPLLKMPPPFPGCSHPCSGHCSGPLLPPPSSQQLPGTHRDPGCKGHKFTHSGLACQLPQPCEADEGLGEEEDSSSERSSCTSSSTHQRDGKFCDCCYCEFFGHNAPPAAPTSRNYTEIREKLRSRLTRRKEELPVKGGTLGGIPGEPAVDHRDVDELLEFINSTEPKVPNSARAAKRARHKLKKKEKEKAQLAVDAPRQEPLGSQEPRPARERLLEWPERELDRVNSFLSSRLQEIKSSVQDSLCASLSACELSVDSNGLMREVTAEPGPHSPPPLSLNGSPEQRPDINLDLSPLTLGSPHNHRPQSLGEPAPPWVDTRGPPSPWTEVRGPPPSISPENGLVRRLNTVPNLSRVIWVKTPKPGAPSSEEPSPKEAVGCKLEPPEPAAPAGKARKGKRQGSQAKKSEASPAPRPPTSLEAPCAKGLTPKQSSKAPEAPKAGGCAEATEGSKGSRQGPGWAGSPKADKEKGGSWRNWPAEQESTQPPGPARPQTLAQGKGRSRRSRNKQEKSASSLDDVFLPKDLDGVEMDETDREVEYFKRFCLDSAKQTRQKVAVNWTNFSLKKPTPSTAQ, encoded by the exons ATGACTCGGAGGCGGAGCAGGCCGAGCGGCGGCGTGGGTCGGCGCGAGCGGGCGCGGGCCGCGGGGCCGCAGAAGCCCCAGGCGcccgagcccccccccccgccgccgccgccgccgccgccgagccTGGAAGCGGGAGCGGGCCCCCCGCAGGCGCCGGCGGAGCCCGAGCGCGATGGCCCCAGGGAGGAGGACGAGCCCAAGCTGGCGCCCGGCCCGCAG GTGTCCCCTGCTTCCGGCCAGTCAATGCAGACTTGCTGCCTGCTGTGTCATCGAGAACGCAGAGGCTGGGAAGAAGGCCCTGCCCAGAATGGACTGGTGCTGCAGGGTGAGAAGCTGCCCCCTGACTTCATGCCAAAGCTCGTCAAGAACCTCCTAGGCGAGATGCCTCTGTGGGTCTGCCAGAGCTGCCGAAAGAGCATGGAGGAAGATGAGAGGCAGACAGGTCGAGAGCATGCAGTGGCG aTCTCCCTGTCACACACATCCTGCAAGTCCCAGTCTTGTGGTGGTGACTCTCattcctcttcttcatcctcttcgtcctcgtcctcgtcctcatcctcgtcctcctcctgcCATGGGAACTCGGGGGACTGGGACCCCAGCTCCTTCCTATCAGCACATAAGCTCTCCGGCCTCTGGAACTCCCCGCACTCCAGTGGGGCCATGCCCAGCAGCTCGCTCGGGAGCCCACCCACCATCCCCG gtgaggtttTCCCCATCTCGGAGCACCACCGTCACTCAGACCTCACTGCTCCACCTAACAGCCCCACCGGCCACCACCCCCCGCCAGCGTCGCTGATCCCACCTCACCCCGGATCCTTTGGCTcaccaccccacccacacctgctGCCCGCCACCCCAGCAGCGCCCTTCTCTGCCCTGGCCTCAGAGTGCCCTGTTGCCACCGCTgctgccccccacaccccagcgGCCTGTCAGAGCCCCCACCTGCCCTCCACCAGCATGCCGCTCCTGAAGATGCCGCCGCCGTTCCCAGGGTGCAGTCACCCCTGTAGCGGGCACTGCAGTGGGCCTCtcctgccacctcccagctcccagcagctCCCCGGCACTCACAG GGACCCCGGGTGCAAGGGACATAAGTTTACACACAGCGGCCTGGCCTGCCAGCTGCCCCAGCCCTGTGAGGCTGACGAGGGCCTGGGCGAGGAGGAGGACAGCAGCTCTGAGCGCAGCTCCTGCACCTCATCCTCCACCCACCAGCGAGATGGCAAGTTCTGCGACTGCTGCTACTGTGAGTTCTTCGGCCACAACGCG ccaccCGCCGCCCCGACGAGTCGGAATTATACTGAGATCCGGGAGAAGCTCCGCTCAAGGCTGACCAGGCGGAAAGAGGAGCTGCCCGTGAAGGGGGGCACCCTGGGCGGGATCCCTGGGGAGCCTGCCGTGGACCACCGAGATGTGGATGAGCTACTGGAATTCATCAACAGCACGGAGCCCAAAGTCCCCAACAGCGCCAGGGCCGCCAAGCGGGCCCGGCACAAGCTGAAAAAgaag gagaaggagaaggcccAGCTGGCAGTGGATGCACCCCGGCAGGAGCCCCTTGGCAGTCAGGAGCCACGGCCTGCCCGGGAGAGGCTGCTGGAGTGGCCAGAGCGGGAGCTGGACCGGGTCAACAGCTTCCTGAGCAGCCGCCTGCAGGAGATCAAGAGCTCCGTCCAGGACTCCCTCTGCGCCAGCCTCAGTGCCTGTGAGCTCAGCGTGGACAGCAATGGCCTGATGCGCGAGGTGACTGCCGAGCCAGGGCCCCACAGCCCACCCCCCTTGAGCCTCAATGGCTCCCCGGAGCAGCGGCCAGACATTAACCTGGACCTGTCCCCTTTGACTCTGGGCTCTCCCCACAACCACAGGCCCCAGTCCCTGGGCGAGCCGGCCCCGCCCTGGGTGGACACTCGAGGGCCTCCCTCACCCTGGACCGAGGTGAGGGGTCCCCCTCCCAGCATCAGCCCTGAGAATGGGCTTGTACGGAGACTGAACACGGTGCCCAACCTGTCCCGGGTGATTTGGGTCAAGACACCCAAGCCGGGCGCCCCCAGCTCTGAGGAGCCCAGCCCAAAGGAGGCCGTGGGCTGCAAGCTAGAGCCACCGGAGCCTGCAGCCCCAGCTGGGAAGGCCCGGAAAGGCAAGAGACAGGGCAGCCAGGCCAAGAAGAGTGAGGCCAGCCcggccccccggccccccaccagtCTTGAGGCCCCCTGTGCCAAGGGCCTGACCCCCAAGCAGTCCAGCAAGGCCCCGGAGGCCCCCAAAGCAGGCGGCTGTGCCGAGGCCACAGAAGGCAGCAAGGGCAGCCGGCAGGGACCCGGCTGGGCAGGCAGCCCCAAAGCCGACAAGGAGAAGGGCGGCTCCTGGCGAAACTGGCCAGCCGAGCAGGAGTCCACACAGCCTCCAGGCCCCGCCAGGCCGCAGACCTTGGCACAGGGTAAGGGCCGCAGCCGCCGCAGCCGCAACAAGCAGGAGAAGTCGGCCTCCTCCTTGG ACGACGTGTTCCTGCCCAAGGACTTGGATGGGGTGGAGATGGATGAAACTGACCGGGAGGTGGAGTACTTCAAGAG GTTCTGTTTGGATTCAGCAAAGCAAACTCGGCAGAAAGTTGCTGTGAACTGGACCAACTTCAGCCTCAAGAAACCCACTCCCAGCACAGCTCAGTGA
- the FAM193B gene encoding protein FAM193B isoform X7, which translates to MPLLKMPPPFPGCSHPCSGHCSGPLLPPPSSQQLPGTHSRDPGCKGHKFTHSGLACQLPQPCEADEGLGEEEDSSSERSSCTSSSTHQRDGKFCDCCYCEFFGHNAPPAAPTSRNYTEIREKLRSRLTRRKEELPVKGGTLGGIPGEPAVDHRDVDELLEFINSTEPKVPNSARAAKRARHKLKKKEKEKAQLAVDAPRQEPLGSQEPRPARERLLEWPERELDRVNSFLSSRLQEIKSSVQDSLCASLSACELSVDSNGLMREVTAEPGPHSPPPLSLNGSPEQRPDINLDLSPLTLGSPHNHRPQSLGEPAPPWVDTRGPPSPWTEVRGPPPSISPENGLVRRLNTVPNLSRVIWVKTPKPGAPSSEEPSPKEAVGCKLEPPEPAAPAGKARKGKRQGSQAKKSEASPAPRPPTSLEAPCAKGLTPKQSSKAPEAPKAGGCAEATEGSKGSRQGPGWAGSPKADKEKGGSWRNWPAEQESTQPPGPARPQTLAQGKGRSRRSRNKQEKSASSLDDVFLPKDLDGVEMDETDREVEYFKRFCLDSAKQTRQKVAVNWTNFSLKKPTPSTAQ; encoded by the exons ATGCCGCTCCTGAAGATGCCGCCGCCGTTCCCAGGGTGCAGTCACCCCTGTAGCGGGCACTGCAGTGGGCCTCtcctgccacctcccagctcccagcagctCCCCGGCACTCACAG CAGGGACCCCGGGTGCAAGGGACATAAGTTTACACACAGCGGCCTGGCCTGCCAGCTGCCCCAGCCCTGTGAGGCTGACGAGGGCCTGGGCGAGGAGGAGGACAGCAGCTCTGAGCGCAGCTCCTGCACCTCATCCTCCACCCACCAGCGAGATGGCAAGTTCTGCGACTGCTGCTACTGTGAGTTCTTCGGCCACAACGCG ccaccCGCCGCCCCGACGAGTCGGAATTATACTGAGATCCGGGAGAAGCTCCGCTCAAGGCTGACCAGGCGGAAAGAGGAGCTGCCCGTGAAGGGGGGCACCCTGGGCGGGATCCCTGGGGAGCCTGCCGTGGACCACCGAGATGTGGATGAGCTACTGGAATTCATCAACAGCACGGAGCCCAAAGTCCCCAACAGCGCCAGGGCCGCCAAGCGGGCCCGGCACAAGCTGAAAAAgaag gagaaggagaaggcccAGCTGGCAGTGGATGCACCCCGGCAGGAGCCCCTTGGCAGTCAGGAGCCACGGCCTGCCCGGGAGAGGCTGCTGGAGTGGCCAGAGCGGGAGCTGGACCGGGTCAACAGCTTCCTGAGCAGCCGCCTGCAGGAGATCAAGAGCTCCGTCCAGGACTCCCTCTGCGCCAGCCTCAGTGCCTGTGAGCTCAGCGTGGACAGCAATGGCCTGATGCGCGAGGTGACTGCCGAGCCAGGGCCCCACAGCCCACCCCCCTTGAGCCTCAATGGCTCCCCGGAGCAGCGGCCAGACATTAACCTGGACCTGTCCCCTTTGACTCTGGGCTCTCCCCACAACCACAGGCCCCAGTCCCTGGGCGAGCCGGCCCCGCCCTGGGTGGACACTCGAGGGCCTCCCTCACCCTGGACCGAGGTGAGGGGTCCCCCTCCCAGCATCAGCCCTGAGAATGGGCTTGTACGGAGACTGAACACGGTGCCCAACCTGTCCCGGGTGATTTGGGTCAAGACACCCAAGCCGGGCGCCCCCAGCTCTGAGGAGCCCAGCCCAAAGGAGGCCGTGGGCTGCAAGCTAGAGCCACCGGAGCCTGCAGCCCCAGCTGGGAAGGCCCGGAAAGGCAAGAGACAGGGCAGCCAGGCCAAGAAGAGTGAGGCCAGCCcggccccccggccccccaccagtCTTGAGGCCCCCTGTGCCAAGGGCCTGACCCCCAAGCAGTCCAGCAAGGCCCCGGAGGCCCCCAAAGCAGGCGGCTGTGCCGAGGCCACAGAAGGCAGCAAGGGCAGCCGGCAGGGACCCGGCTGGGCAGGCAGCCCCAAAGCCGACAAGGAGAAGGGCGGCTCCTGGCGAAACTGGCCAGCCGAGCAGGAGTCCACACAGCCTCCAGGCCCCGCCAGGCCGCAGACCTTGGCACAGGGTAAGGGCCGCAGCCGCCGCAGCCGCAACAAGCAGGAGAAGTCGGCCTCCTCCTTGG ACGACGTGTTCCTGCCCAAGGACTTGGATGGGGTGGAGATGGATGAAACTGACCGGGAGGTGGAGTACTTCAAGAG GTTCTGTTTGGATTCAGCAAAGCAAACTCGGCAGAAAGTTGCTGTGAACTGGACCAACTTCAGCCTCAAGAAACCCACTCCCAGCACAGCTCAGTGA
- the FAM193B gene encoding protein FAM193B isoform X6 yields MAPGRRTSPSWRPARSMPLLKMPPPFPGCSHPCSGHCSGPLLPPPSSQQLPGTHSRDPGCKGHKFTHSGLACQLPQPCEADEGLGEEEDSSSERSSCTSSSTHQRDGKFCDCCYCEFFGHNAPPAAPTSRNYTEIREKLRSRLTRRKEELPVKGGTLGGIPGEPAVDHRDVDELLEFINSTEPKVPNSARAAKRARHKLKKKEKEKAQLAVDAPRQEPLGSQEPRPARERLLEWPERELDRVNSFLSSRLQEIKSSVQDSLCASLSACELSVDSNGLMREVTAEPGPHSPPPLSLNGSPEQRPDINLDLSPLTLGSPHNHRPQSLGEPAPPWVDTRGPPSPWTEVRGPPPSISPENGLVRRLNTVPNLSRVIWVKTPKPGAPSSEEPSPKEAVGCKLEPPEPAAPAGKARKGKRQGSQAKKSEASPAPRPPTSLEAPCAKGLTPKQSSKAPEAPKAGGCAEATEGSKGSRQGPGWAGSPKADKEKGGSWRNWPAEQESTQPPGPARPQTLAQGKGRSRRSRNKQEKSASSLDDVFLPKDLDGVEMDETDREVEYFKRFCLDSAKQTRQKVAVNWTNFSLKKPTPSTAQ; encoded by the exons ATGGCCCCAGGGAGGAGGACGAGCCCAAGCTGGCGCCCGGCCCGCAG CATGCCGCTCCTGAAGATGCCGCCGCCGTTCCCAGGGTGCAGTCACCCCTGTAGCGGGCACTGCAGTGGGCCTCtcctgccacctcccagctcccagcagctCCCCGGCACTCACAG CAGGGACCCCGGGTGCAAGGGACATAAGTTTACACACAGCGGCCTGGCCTGCCAGCTGCCCCAGCCCTGTGAGGCTGACGAGGGCCTGGGCGAGGAGGAGGACAGCAGCTCTGAGCGCAGCTCCTGCACCTCATCCTCCACCCACCAGCGAGATGGCAAGTTCTGCGACTGCTGCTACTGTGAGTTCTTCGGCCACAACGCG ccaccCGCCGCCCCGACGAGTCGGAATTATACTGAGATCCGGGAGAAGCTCCGCTCAAGGCTGACCAGGCGGAAAGAGGAGCTGCCCGTGAAGGGGGGCACCCTGGGCGGGATCCCTGGGGAGCCTGCCGTGGACCACCGAGATGTGGATGAGCTACTGGAATTCATCAACAGCACGGAGCCCAAAGTCCCCAACAGCGCCAGGGCCGCCAAGCGGGCCCGGCACAAGCTGAAAAAgaag gagaaggagaaggcccAGCTGGCAGTGGATGCACCCCGGCAGGAGCCCCTTGGCAGTCAGGAGCCACGGCCTGCCCGGGAGAGGCTGCTGGAGTGGCCAGAGCGGGAGCTGGACCGGGTCAACAGCTTCCTGAGCAGCCGCCTGCAGGAGATCAAGAGCTCCGTCCAGGACTCCCTCTGCGCCAGCCTCAGTGCCTGTGAGCTCAGCGTGGACAGCAATGGCCTGATGCGCGAGGTGACTGCCGAGCCAGGGCCCCACAGCCCACCCCCCTTGAGCCTCAATGGCTCCCCGGAGCAGCGGCCAGACATTAACCTGGACCTGTCCCCTTTGACTCTGGGCTCTCCCCACAACCACAGGCCCCAGTCCCTGGGCGAGCCGGCCCCGCCCTGGGTGGACACTCGAGGGCCTCCCTCACCCTGGACCGAGGTGAGGGGTCCCCCTCCCAGCATCAGCCCTGAGAATGGGCTTGTACGGAGACTGAACACGGTGCCCAACCTGTCCCGGGTGATTTGGGTCAAGACACCCAAGCCGGGCGCCCCCAGCTCTGAGGAGCCCAGCCCAAAGGAGGCCGTGGGCTGCAAGCTAGAGCCACCGGAGCCTGCAGCCCCAGCTGGGAAGGCCCGGAAAGGCAAGAGACAGGGCAGCCAGGCCAAGAAGAGTGAGGCCAGCCcggccccccggccccccaccagtCTTGAGGCCCCCTGTGCCAAGGGCCTGACCCCCAAGCAGTCCAGCAAGGCCCCGGAGGCCCCCAAAGCAGGCGGCTGTGCCGAGGCCACAGAAGGCAGCAAGGGCAGCCGGCAGGGACCCGGCTGGGCAGGCAGCCCCAAAGCCGACAAGGAGAAGGGCGGCTCCTGGCGAAACTGGCCAGCCGAGCAGGAGTCCACACAGCCTCCAGGCCCCGCCAGGCCGCAGACCTTGGCACAGGGTAAGGGCCGCAGCCGCCGCAGCCGCAACAAGCAGGAGAAGTCGGCCTCCTCCTTGG ACGACGTGTTCCTGCCCAAGGACTTGGATGGGGTGGAGATGGATGAAACTGACCGGGAGGTGGAGTACTTCAAGAG GTTCTGTTTGGATTCAGCAAAGCAAACTCGGCAGAAAGTTGCTGTGAACTGGACCAACTTCAGCCTCAAGAAACCCACTCCCAGCACAGCTCAGTGA